The following are encoded in a window of Impatiens glandulifera chromosome 5, dImpGla2.1, whole genome shotgun sequence genomic DNA:
- the LOC124940297 gene encoding probable serine/threonine-protein kinase PBL23: MANGSLEDHLLDHLAQNKKPLEWSNRMKIAEGAARGLEYLHETADPPVIYRDFKASNILLDGEFNPKLSDFGLAKLGPTGDKTHVSTRVMGTYGYCAPEYALTGQLTTKSDVYSYGVVFLEIITGRRVIDNSRPSEEQNLVTWAQPLFKDKRKFSLMADPLLEGKYPIRALYQALAIAAMCLQEEDDARPLISDVVTALEFLSSGDKDEDGDDEDEAE, encoded by the exons ATGGCAAATGGCTCCCTTGAGGATCACCTTCTCG ATCATTTGGCTCAAAATAAGAAGCCTTTGGAATGGAGCAACAGGATGAAGATTGCTGAAGGTGCAGCAAGAGGATTAGAATATTTGCATGAAACCGCCGATCCACCCGTGATCTATAGGGACTTCAAGGCGTCCAACATTCTCTTGGACGGAGAATTCAACCCAAAGTTATCTGACTTTGGACTGGCGAAGCTCGGTCCAACTGGGGACAAGACCCATGTCTCGACCAGAGTGATGGGAACCTACGGCTACTGTGCACCTGAATACGCGTTAACCGGACAGTTAACGACAAAATCAGATGTTTATAGCTATGGAGTTGTGTTCTTGGAGATAATAACGGGAAGGAGAGTTATTGATAATTCAAGACCTAGTGAAGAACAGAATCTTGTCACATGG GCACAACCGTTGTTTAAGGATAAGAGAAAATTTAGTTTAATGGCAGACCCATTGTTAGAAGGAAAGTACCCAATAAGGGCATTGTATCAAGCTCTTGCAATCGCAGCCATGTGCCTGCAGGAAGAGGACGATGCTCGGCCGCTAATCAGCGACGTGGTGACCGCACTCGAGTTTTTGTCTTCCGGCGATAAAGACGAGGATGGAGATGATGAGGATGAAGCAGAATGA